The Triticum aestivum cultivar Chinese Spring chromosome 6D, IWGSC CS RefSeq v2.1, whole genome shotgun sequence genomic sequence TAAAATCGTATTAACACAAGAGTTTGTTTCTTGATTTCCATATGGATTTGGGACAATGTTATAATGAAACCATGTTCAAAGAGTGAAGACCTGAGGAGGCAAAGTAACTGAAATAGAAATGCTGACATTTTTTTTTCTAGTTCACCGGTAACCCTCACCAGTTTGAACAACTGACTGACGTATAAATTACTCAGCACAGACAACTTTTTGGCGTTAGCTCAAGCTTTCAAGGCGAACTAGCTGGCGCAATTTAACAACCGTGTCGCAGCTCAATGGCATTGAACACATGAAAAAAAAAACAAGTGCTGCACCGATTCACTTGCATTAACAATACTTTTGCCTTATAAATAAGGCTACAACTTCACCAGAGTAGATGTTGTTTCACTTTGTTCCAGCTTATTTTGTAGCAGCTAGTTTACTAGTCCCATTCACATAAAACAAAGGAGTTGAAAAAACATGTGGGGATGGGAGGCGTCAGTAACATGCGCAAGATCAAGCAACTATGGCCCCTTCACCTTTCTTGCAATTGGCCATGCCGGCAGTGGTGCCGGTGACAGTACCTCTACTTGGCAACTCGCCACCATTGACCCCGTACGCTCCATCTTCAATCTGCTCGTTCACGATGGAGTTTCTCGGACTCTGCCCACCCAGTACTACCTGCAGTTAGTTGTGTCTCTTGCCATGGAAGAGAACTGCACTGTCGAATGGCGGCTGCAGGTTGCGACATGGCCACGCCTGGTGGTTGTGTGTACGATAAATATTGATAAACTTATAACTGATATAGAATTTGTTTCGATTGGCTTGCCAAGGATGTATAGTTTGGCTTTGCAAGGATGTAATACAAAATAATTTGGCTTGGCAAGCCTGTAGTACAAAGTAAAAGGAAAGTAATCCAGTGATTGGTTGTCCAGCTTCATGAATGATATAGAGTTTGCTTCGCTTCTCGTTAGTGTGCGTTAAACTTTGGGACGTAGAGTTGACAGGGTGTGGGTTTGAAAATTGACAAAACTCATATTACCTTTCACAAATGGGATGTGGTTAGCGTAAAGGAAAATGACTAGAAAGACAATAGCGTGCCAACTTGGCGTCCAATAATACAATTATCAATAGTTTTGTCATAGTTGATTATGGACACCAAATGTAGGTATCCTAACTGTCTCTACAAatgtttactttgttgttgcaacatATCTTATTTGCAAGTACTATACTTTTTTTTCTCAACAACTACTATAAAGTTGAGTGTAGAAGAGTTGTTTTCTGTTGTTGGAAGGGTGTGTGTAGTGATTTAGGACGTCAATAGCCAGTAAACATTTGCCGGGATGGGTtgcatttttgaacatttttactggCAGTTTCTTCATAAACACATGACATTTTCTTCAGAACAACATGATAGTTCTTCAGAGGAGGATATTTTCTTCTAAAAACTGCCACCGGTCGATCTCGCATCGCAATTGTCAGCAAACTACCAGGGAATGTCAGCCGAATAACATTTTCGATGATTTATAATAGCTCAGTTTTCCAAAGAGAcccaagaaacaaaaataaattcCCACAAATAAAAGAAACGTAAAATAATTTCCCACAAACCATTTTGCAAACAACATTGTTGTTCTTCTAAAGCGTCATATGTATAACCCGAATTTCCTTGATTCTAGTTAAGTGATTTATACTCGTGAAGTACAAAGGAGAAAACTATGGAAAAATTTATTACTACGCAATAAATGCTATCCAGTTTTGTAATTAGATATGAACATATAGGTAGtactcaaaagataagagagatcGACCATTTTAAATACGGGAAATAATTAAATGGATACCGCATATATGGAAAAGAAGCTTGCATTTATTACATGATAAATACcaataaaatacaaaaaattaaGTACAAAGATAGAGATAGAAACAAGATGCATCAACCGACTATAACATCCCACACCAGCAGGAAGGAGATAGAACAATCGGCAAAGCTGCACGAACGAGACTGTCATTTGCGGTGGATATCAGAAGATGCATCCCATCTAGGTACGCGGATACCCGAGATCTTCATCCATTTCGACATCCTCCTTCCCTTTTACGGCACCGATCTTCTACCTAAACGCTTTGAAATTCAGATCCCTATACCAAGTATGTGCCGTGGTTGATGGATTTTGGGGACGGTTTTTGTTGGTGGTTTGGGCAGCGATCTGACCGTCGCTGCGTGGAACTGACGGCTAGGATTCGACGTGGGAACCCATCTCAAACCGGGGGTGGggctactagtagtagtacagcGTGCTGCTCCCGTCTTGTCTTCCTCACGAGTCACCCGTGAAGCAAACCGTCCGCCCCCGGATTCACCCCGTGACGCCGGCGCCGTCGGAACCACTCCTCCGCCGTCTACCGGCCGGCGGTTCCCCCAGATCTGCCGTCGCAGAGACCGGTCTCGGCCGATCTCAATCCCCGTCGGCAGGGCCGTCGCTTCGCGGTGGGCGTTACTAAGCCCGAAATCACTTCTTGGTTTCTATTTTTAGTTCACGAGTGTCGAACCATCCGGCGACGGTGATCTGAGATTGTTTCGTTGTAATTTGTTAGGAAGCTTGATTAGGTAGGCGCAGCGCACGCAGTCTAGCCATCCTAGTGTGCTACCAAGCTGGAATTTCGCTTCTGAATTTCTGATTCACCGGTGTTTGCTCACTCTGTTCCAGCAGGAACAGGGCACTCCGTCTGAACTGAAGCACCAGGGCTATTTTTGGCAATAAAGGGGTCACAAAATTTTTCCAGCTGATCTTCCTGACCGTGCCGCGACGATGAGGACACATGAGCGTGCTGCTAACTTGGCCCTTGCTGGTATCTCCATTTCTTGGCAATTCGCCTGATTTGCTAATTCGTTTGTAGTCCTCATCCATGTGTTTTATGACATTGTGCAGGTTTGAGCTTGGCGCCGCTCGTGATCAATGTGAACCCGAACCTGAATGTGATACTGACAGCATGCCTTACCGTCTATGTGGGATGTTACCGTTCTGTCAAGGCGACTCCACCCTCTGTGAGCAACATGTCCCTCCCTATCTATTCTGTCAATGTTGAGTTGTTAACCTAGATTGACACTAAATTCTTGCATATTGCTCTGCTCAACTTGTTATTAACTCTTTCCATTTCTTTTATGCAGGAGACGATGTCCAAGGAGCACGCGATGCGTTACCCTTTGGTGGGGAGTGCTATGCTTCTGTCTCTGTTCCTGCTGTTCAAATTCCTCTCCAAGGACCTGGTCAATGCTGTTCTCACCGCCTACTTTTTCGTTCTTGGCATCGCCGCTCTCTGGTAATTCCAACGGTTCACACAAGATATTTTCGGAAGACGTAGATACTTAGAAGTGTAAATGTGAACTTACAAACATTTGTGTTGCCCTGCTTGATTATGCAGCGCAACGTTGCTTCCTTCCGTAAAGCGTTTTCTTCCCGAAGGGTGGAATGATAACGCCATCATTTGGCGTGCTCCGTATTTCCACTGTATGATCCCCACCTTCATTTTGTTTGATGCTCGCTTGCTTTGTGCTCTACACATCCTGAAGCTCATGCCAGATTATAGTATACAGCAAAATTCCAATTACTAGTTTGCTATCCTCACGGACTCTATATTCTATTTCATTTCTAGTATTTCTAAGTTGCCATATACGGAGTATATACTTTACAATAGTAATGTGCTAATCTACCGACATATTGAGTATCCTACCTTACACAGATTGCAATAAAATTCAGCAGTTATGCATTTGTAATCCAGTAGTTCATTTTAGAGGGGAACTAAGAAACTGTCTGTACTGTATTGTGGCAACATGATGTTGCTCAGTTGCTCTGCAAAAAAGTGGGGTAATTAACTAGCATATAAACATACATTTTTTGCGTAAATGTTTTCATTTGACACGGTGTGTTATTTTTCTTGGTATACTGGAGTCTGGTTACATTTGCAACATTTGCGATGCTTTGGTTGCTTCTTATGGAATAATATGACTCTTGTCTTGAGTTTTTATTAACTAAATCCTTACCAAGCAGTTGCGCCTTCTTGATGATATTACAAGTGGAGAATTTTGTCCTGCTATTTTCCTTTACAAGCTTGACTCTTGATGATGATTTATTGTTATGAACATTTCAGCACTCTCAGTGGAGTTTACCAAGTCTCAAGTTGTTGCTTCAATCCCAGGATTTTTCTTTTGCGTTTGGTATGCCATGAAGAAGCATTGGCTAGCCAACAATGTTTTGGGAGTTGCATTCTGTATTCAGGTGTGTCCTTACTTCTAGAGTTTATGGTTAATATGCCTTGCTAGAATAATTATGGGCTGATGTCTTCATAAACAGGATCTGTTTTCCTCTGTTTTTTACTTGCTCAATCTTAATACTTTAGTTCTTACCTTGCAGGGAATTGAGATGCTATCACTAGGATCGTTCAAAACTGGCGGTATTCTCTTGGTATGCGTTCACTCAAAGTTTGTAACGAGCTGAAACTTATGTATTCCTATTTTCTGCTGTTCTTGTAAACCTCTTTCATTATTTCAGCCACCTACATATCTTTCTCTTTCTCGCCTCTGCTATCATAATCCTTACTTCGTGGAGCATGACATATATGTACAATAATTACAATTTGGATAAAAATAGCATGACATGTATGTAGGGTAAATACAATTTGAAGTAGCTGATATTCTAGAATTTTTGCTAGCCTTTCTTTTGGCCGTCTTTCTAGAAAAGCAATGTTATGCAGTGCCTGGCCATATTGACGATCTGCGGTTTGCATCTCTAGTGATTGGACTTATCATCGTATTGTGTCCCTCTTCTCTTTATACAATTAACAAATTTTCTAGCAGCTCACTAAATGCATAGCAGTGTTCTTGTCCTTGTTTTTATGATTTGTTTGTATTATAGAATTGAGTTTCAGTCAATTACTTTCACTTACTTTCACTGTGGTGATATTCTGAATGATTATTCTCGATTTTGGTTCCGTACTTCAGCAAAATTGGTTCCCACTGTTGCCTGTTGGTATGGTATTGGCAAGCTAACTATCCACGATTGCCTTTTCTAGAATGTAGTCTGCGCTGTACTCATCCTCTGGCAAGTAGTATTGAACTGTGATCCTACTATCTAGTGAATTGGATAATTTGGAAAGTTCAACTTGTTTACTACTTTACTGATATGCACAGATTTTCCATTTTTTTGCTTGTGCATGCCTTATAAAAATATTAGTTTCAGTCATTTCGTCGGTCTTGTTGCTGCAGTTCCACATACTGTCACTGAATCCTTCTATTATTATTGCTTAATATTGTTTTGTGAATGGCTGCTCAATTTCCTCATCAATTTCAGGCTGGACTTTTTTTCTATGACATCTTCTGGGTTTTCTTCACTCCAGTTATGGTCAGTGTTGCTAAATCATTTGATGCCCCAATAAAGGTTAGTGTTTTCGCTCAGTGTATTCACTCTTTTATCCCCAACATTTTTTTTCCATTTTAGTTCATATATTTTTTCCTCGTTCTGTTTGTAGCTTCTATTTCCCACCGCAGATGCTGCACGCCCGTTCTCTATGCTTGGCCTTGGTGATATCGTAATACCAGGTTAGTGATAAACCTGTTTTGCTACCTGGACCTTGTATTATTtatttaaaatcaataaaaatacGCAGCAGAGTCCTGCTGTTTCGCTGAAAAAAAATAAAGTGATAAACCTGTTGGCTAGTTTCGTCTCATATTCTAGCAATATTTGCAGTGATACTGGATTTGTTCTGGTTTGTGATTTAATAGTAATTCCAGCCACATTGTAAATGAAAACTCTGTTCTAGTGATAAATGGAGAACTTCTAGCCTAACTGTCATAACAACAGTATTGTTGTTGATATAAGtgatgtttgttgttgttgttgttgttatggatagGAGATCATGTATTTTGCTTGAAACAGAAAAGCAACAATTACCTGTTCAGACTTTGGTGACATGCTAGGCTGTTGTAATTCCACCACATGACTGGTTCCATGTTCACTACAATTAGCAATTGCAAATAAACTATTTATTCGCTATCTTAGTGCATTCACTCCTTTGTCGTTCGTTGCGAATACGACCAATATATGCTCCAGGCCTGATATCAGGATTGTAGGTATGCAATAACAGCAGAAAGTAATTATGATTGGACTACTTCCAGTTGCACGCAGAAAATGCCAACTGAGGTGTGGTGTTTCTCAGATGGAGACAACCAAACTTAGCTTGAAACTACTATGTTGTATTATGACGATTTATGCTGTGGATTCTTGCTTTTTGTAGATCCTAATAACTAGACTGAATCAAATGTTTAACATGGATGCTCAGACAATTGATACACCTCATTTCCCAGGAATGAGTTTGGTTTGTGAAAATGTTTTACTGAAACGATGTATTAGACTCATATCTGTCAGTATAACCAAAATAAGAAGAGGTTTTTGATGCAACGCACCAAATACTTTCCCTAAGCAGTCCTCCATTATTCAATACTGAAAACACAGGCAGAGCCCTCCCATGTTTCCATAAGCATGTAACCTCTTAACGTATAAATGTAGATCTAAATTTATATAATTCTGATTGCAGGCATCTTTGTTGCGCTCGCCCTGCGTTTCGACATTTCGCGAGGGATCAAAAGCCGCCATTACTTCAACAGCGCGTTTCTGGGATACACAGTGGGTTTGACAGTAACAATAGCTGTGATGAACTGGTTCCGAGCCGCGCAGGTCAGTTCTGGTGTTATTAATATATCTTGTCATGTTGACGCTCTCTATATCCCCTAGTCTCTGGAATATTAATACCTATTTTGTTTCCTCTTCCTTCTATTTCTGATGATACGCAGCCTGCTCTGTTATACATCGTTCCTGGTGTGATTGGTTTCGTCGCTGTGCATTGTCTATGGAACGGGGAAGTAAAGCAGGTAATTAAGCTTGTTTACCTCTGATCAAATATTATTTTTTTCGTTTCCTCATGTCCCATGTTCTTCTTTGTTTCATCTTGTTTCTGATCATATCATAGGTATAATTCACTGTCAAAACTGCGAGGCTTGTTTGTTTCTGACTGTTTTACATTGCCAGCTGCTGGAGTTCACCGAGGCGCAGgatgaagagaaggaagaaggtggAGATCCCAATCATGAGAGCAAAAAGGCAAACTAGCGCTCAATCTAGCCTCGCTCGGATCCTTTTAGTTAGGAGAAGATAGCCAAAGGAGGAGTTTCAATAGGCCGGATGATCTCAAGAACCGAGAAATCCGTTCTCATCATAGAACCT encodes the following:
- the LOC123140894 gene encoding signal peptide peptidase 1, producing the protein MRTHERAANLALAGLSLAPLVINVNPNLNVILTACLTVYVGCYRSVKATPPSETMSKEHAMRYPLVGSAMLLSLFLLFKFLSKDLVNAVLTAYFFVLGIAALCATLLPSVKRFLPEGWNDNAIIWRAPYFHSLSVEFTKSQVVASIPGFFFCVWYAMKKHWLANNVLGVAFCIQGIEMLSLGSFKTGGILLAGLFFYDIFWVFFTPVMVSVAKSFDAPIKLLFPTADAARPFSMLGLGDIVIPGIFVALALRFDISRGIKSRHYFNSAFLGYTVGLTVTIAVMNWFRAAQPALLYIVPGVIGFVAVHCLWNGEVKQLLEFTEAQDEEKEEGGDPNHESKKAN